The Cyclobacteriaceae bacterium genome includes a region encoding these proteins:
- a CDS encoding penicillin-binding protein — translation MSNSTSSIDNIKKKINDFLSIQRTWFQTVIKYCWILCLCFILGLPLYVFSVGINLFGLFGEMPSLVDVENPENDLSSELISADGVSLGRYFRFNRSQVNFDELSEDLVNTLVISEDHRFYQHSGLDFPAYLRVVWGLLTLNPQGGGSTITQQLAKNLYTRNPDKSLDGSVAKLGKYPRRLVQKTKEWIISINLESNFTKKEIIAMYLNTAEFSSNTYGIKVASETYFGKQPDSLDVRESALLVGMLQNPTFYNPIRQPENAIKKRNEVLSKVYRSKFKIATREQYDSVTSLDLGLKFKIQNQNEGLATYFRTVITTKLMKICEDKGIDLWNSGLRIYTTIDSKLQKYAEQAMAEHMKNLQAEFIKQWAGKNPWVDDERKEIPGFLKSRIKRSDAYKNLVAKYGEKNDSVQIMLNLKRPMSIFSWNGERDTLFSSMDSLAYYMRFLQSGMMSMDPNTGHIKAWVGGFNYKYFKYDHVQQGKRQPGSTFKPFVYGLAMESGYSPCEVRQDISPSFEIPGGVWYPPNAEGNKGTGERMTLRQAMARSVNSITAQMMKELSPKNVVEFAHTMGIQSELDAVPALCLGVSDVSLYEMVGAYSTYVNSGIHTEPFYITRIEDKNGNVIENFVPKTKQSIDDKTAYKMIYMLMGGVEESKGTSGGLSAVIKKDNEVGGKTGTTNNASDGWYVGVTHNLVTGVWVGGDERSIHFPSWPFGQGSKSARPIWDKYMVKVYEDPLSGIAKGKFKLPSTGLDLSLDCSRVDADSVNIDQRPWDIK, via the coding sequence ATGAGTAATTCGACTTCTTCGATCGACAATATCAAAAAGAAAATCAATGATTTTCTGAGCATTCAGCGTACCTGGTTTCAAACCGTCATTAAGTATTGCTGGATCTTATGCCTTTGCTTCATTCTAGGCCTTCCCTTGTATGTTTTCTCAGTAGGAATCAATCTTTTCGGCCTTTTTGGCGAAATGCCAAGTCTTGTGGATGTTGAAAATCCAGAGAATGACCTTTCTTCTGAACTGATTTCTGCTGATGGAGTTTCACTAGGTCGATATTTTCGTTTCAACAGAAGCCAGGTCAATTTTGATGAGCTTTCAGAGGATTTGGTCAATACACTGGTCATTTCTGAAGATCATCGTTTCTATCAGCATTCCGGTCTGGACTTTCCTGCCTACTTGAGAGTGGTGTGGGGGCTTTTGACTTTGAACCCGCAAGGAGGTGGAAGTACTATCACTCAGCAATTAGCGAAGAATCTATATACCAGAAATCCCGATAAATCCCTTGACGGATCTGTTGCCAAGCTGGGGAAATATCCTCGTCGCCTCGTTCAAAAAACCAAAGAGTGGATCATCTCTATTAATCTCGAAAGCAATTTTACAAAGAAGGAAATTATTGCCATGTATCTGAATACGGCAGAATTCAGCAGCAACACCTATGGAATCAAAGTAGCAAGTGAGACCTATTTTGGTAAACAACCTGATAGCCTTGATGTAAGAGAATCTGCTTTGCTTGTTGGAATGCTTCAGAATCCAACTTTCTATAATCCAATTCGACAGCCTGAAAATGCGATTAAAAAACGGAATGAGGTTTTGAGCAAAGTCTATCGCAGCAAGTTTAAGATTGCAACCCGTGAGCAATACGATTCGGTTACTTCGTTGGACCTTGGTTTGAAATTCAAAATTCAAAATCAGAACGAAGGTCTTGCAACTTATTTCAGAACTGTGATCACTACAAAACTGATGAAGATCTGTGAAGATAAGGGAATCGATTTATGGAATTCCGGACTTCGGATTTATACAACGATTGATAGCAAACTTCAGAAATATGCTGAGCAGGCTATGGCCGAACATATGAAAAATCTTCAGGCAGAATTTATCAAACAGTGGGCCGGTAAGAATCCATGGGTTGATGATGAACGGAAAGAGATTCCTGGATTTTTAAAATCACGGATAAAAAGATCAGATGCTTACAAAAATCTTGTTGCGAAATACGGAGAGAAGAATGACTCCGTTCAGATAATGCTGAATCTAAAAAGGCCGATGTCTATCTTCAGCTGGAATGGAGAAAGAGATACACTTTTTAGTTCAATGGATTCCCTTGCTTACTACATGAGGTTTTTACAATCCGGAATGATGTCCATGGATCCAAACACCGGACACATCAAGGCATGGGTAGGAGGATTTAATTATAAGTACTTTAAGTATGATCACGTACAACAGGGCAAAAGACAGCCTGGATCAACTTTTAAACCTTTTGTCTACGGACTTGCCATGGAATCTGGTTATTCACCTTGTGAAGTTCGACAAGACATATCGCCAAGTTTTGAAATACCGGGAGGCGTATGGTATCCACCCAATGCTGAAGGGAATAAAGGTACAGGAGAAAGAATGACGCTCCGGCAGGCAATGGCGAGATCAGTAAATTCTATTACTGCTCAGATGATGAAAGAGTTAAGTCCAAAAAATGTGGTAGAGTTTGCTCACACAATGGGAATTCAAAGTGAGCTGGACGCAGTGCCTGCCCTTTGCCTTGGAGTTAGTGATGTTTCTCTTTACGAAATGGTGGGAGCTTACAGTACGTATGTTAACAGCGGCATTCACACCGAACCTTTTTACATCACACGAATCGAAGATAAAAACGGGAATGTGATTGAGAATTTTGTTCCGAAGACAAAGCAATCCATTGACGATAAGACGGCGTATAAAATGATTTACATGCTCATGGGTGGTGTAGAAGAATCCAAGGGAACTTCCGGAGGTCTGAGTGCTGTTATCAAAAAGGACAATGAAGTTGGAGGAAAGACCGGAACCACAAACAATGCATCCGATGGATGGTATGTTGGGGTTACGCACAACCTGGTAACGGGTGTTTGGGTTGGTGGTGATGAACGCAGTATTCACTTTCCATCCTGGCCCTTTGGACAAGGAAGCAAGTCTGCCCGTCCCATCTGGGATAAATATATGGTTAAGGTTTACGAAGATCCCCTTTCAGGTATTGCGAAAGGAAAATTCAAGCTTCCCTCTACTGGTCTGGATTTATCATTAGACTGCTCAAGAGTTGATGCCGATTCAGTTAATATTGATCAACGTCCCTGGGACATTAAATAA
- a CDS encoding excinuclease ABC subunit C, whose amino-acid sequence MTDALKERVASLPDSPGIYRFYDRDETLIYVGKAKSLKKRVTSYFLKQSQYNRKTEKLVSEIRKIEFTLANSEFDALLLENNFIKQNQPKYNILLKDDKTFPYLCILKERFPRIIYTRKYIPKNGEYFGPYSSVVSMKNVLELVRKLYSIRTCNLLLSEENVANKKFKVCLEYHLGNCKGPCEGLQDEVNYLHEISLARNILKGNMSVVENYFYDNMEKASQAMEFERAESFKHKIDYLEKFQSKSLVVNRKLTDIDVVTITSSPTEAFVNYLQIKEGAIIFSKNVEVKKKMEESDEEILTIVAQQMRIETNSENSIIFSNLPLQVTDESIENVIPQIGDKKKLIDLSLKNVLYLKAKKEISKEETKIKNIEVLKGLEKDLQLKKLPRIIECFDNSNLGGTNPVASMVRFVDGKPDKAGYRHFNIKTVEGPDDFASMKEIVGRRYHRLKEENSELPNLIIVDGGKGQLSSAVEALKELDLYGEIPIIGIAKRLEEIYYPEDPLPLHISKKSQSLFLIQYIRDEAHRFAINFHRQKRSNNTIFTELEGIQGIGKKTTDLLLSNFKSFKKIKEASEEDLVKVVGKSKAAIVKAWQQKKES is encoded by the coding sequence ATGACCGATGCGCTTAAGGAAAGGGTAGCATCGTTGCCCGACTCTCCGGGCATCTATCGTTTCTACGACAGAGACGAAACTCTCATTTATGTGGGAAAGGCAAAAAGTCTTAAAAAAAGAGTTACCAGCTATTTTCTAAAACAATCTCAATACAATCGTAAGACTGAAAAGCTGGTTTCCGAAATACGCAAAATTGAATTCACTCTTGCAAATTCTGAATTTGATGCACTGCTTCTTGAAAATAATTTTATTAAGCAGAATCAACCCAAATACAACATTCTTCTAAAAGATGATAAGACCTTTCCTTATCTCTGCATTTTAAAAGAGAGATTTCCCCGAATTATCTACACCAGAAAATACATTCCGAAAAACGGTGAGTATTTTGGTCCCTACTCAAGCGTTGTTTCCATGAAGAACGTGCTGGAGCTTGTTCGGAAACTTTATTCAATACGTACCTGCAATCTTTTGCTATCCGAAGAGAACGTTGCAAATAAAAAATTCAAGGTTTGTCTAGAATACCACTTAGGTAATTGCAAAGGTCCATGCGAAGGACTTCAGGATGAAGTCAATTATTTACATGAGATATCTTTGGCAAGAAACATTCTTAAGGGAAACATGAGTGTTGTTGAGAATTATTTCTATGACAACATGGAAAAGGCCTCTCAAGCTATGGAGTTTGAAAGAGCAGAATCGTTTAAGCATAAGATTGATTATCTCGAAAAATTTCAAAGCAAATCTTTGGTTGTCAATCGAAAATTGACTGACATTGATGTGGTGACCATCACAAGTTCTCCAACTGAAGCTTTCGTTAATTATCTGCAAATCAAAGAAGGAGCTATCATCTTTTCAAAAAACGTAGAAGTAAAAAAGAAGATGGAAGAATCGGATGAAGAAATTCTAACGATTGTTGCGCAGCAGATGCGCATCGAAACGAATAGTGAAAACTCTATCATATTCAGCAATCTTCCTCTTCAGGTAACAGATGAGTCTATTGAGAATGTCATTCCCCAAATTGGCGATAAGAAAAAGCTAATTGATCTTTCATTGAAAAATGTTCTTTACTTAAAGGCTAAGAAGGAAATATCAAAGGAAGAAACAAAAATCAAGAACATCGAAGTATTAAAAGGTCTTGAAAAAGATCTTCAATTAAAAAAATTGCCGCGCATCATTGAGTGTTTTGATAACTCTAACCTTGGAGGAACCAATCCGGTTGCTTCCATGGTGAGATTTGTGGATGGCAAGCCTGATAAAGCTGGTTACCGACATTTCAATATTAAAACGGTAGAGGGTCCTGATGACTTCGCTTCAATGAAAGAAATTGTTGGAAGGCGCTATCATCGTCTCAAGGAAGAGAACAGCGAACTACCAAATCTGATCATTGTTGATGGCGGGAAAGGACAATTGAGCAGCGCTGTGGAGGCGTTGAAAGAGCTGGATCTCTATGGCGAAATTCCAATCATTGGAATTGCCAAGAGACTAGAAGAAATCTATTATCCTGAAGATCCCCTTCCTCTGCACATAAGCAAGAAATCACAAAGTCTGTTTTTAATTCAATACATCCGCGACGAGGCGCATAGATTCGCCATTAATTTTCACCGTCAGAAGCGAAGCAACAATACGATCTTTACCGAGCTGGAGGGAATTCAGGGAATTGGCAAAAAGACAACTGATCTTCTTCTTTCCAATTTCAAGTCATTTAAAAAAATCAAAGAAGCTTCTGAAGAGGATCTCGTTAAGGTTGTTGGCAAATCAAAAGCAGCTATTGTAAAAGCATGGCAACAAAAAAAGGAGAGCTAA
- the gldM gene encoding gliding motility protein GldM, with translation MSGGKETPRQKMIGMMYLVLTALLALNVSSAVLEKFAILNTTLVDLIGENTITNERKANAIAGSTSQDAKVVKAVAAAKEIRALSRKTIATLDSIKDILGREHDGKPMVGDELVGNTNISEEKMLNEESKLAPNYERTLVDFHDKLEGLSGMKFPKLNKRAVDFAELKNEKGEVEHGEKSFIEFSFEGTPTMAAIAGVTQMETEVLEFETLALDSLAIIADAVNIKFDKVVPMVIGPSVVAAGAKYTGRLFMAGAASGVTPEMFRNGVALTVTQDPETSIKMANIEFSASGDGKQSYTTEIRPGPGKPPLIRKIEYEVIKPTIRITNGNAPSLYMNCGNFVNIEVPALGASYNPSFSAKGASIDKGDKPGKVTIIPKERKVAVTVSNGGAVIGTENFDVKPIPKPRYVPRDNQSKEIDLKNGVKGSALTGLRINADADENFKAEVPKDATYRIRSMEIILARGTSRVAVINATSEIVDMNAWRAQFRPGDRIVVDIKSVTRRTFTGEDEKVDVVGGTINIPVQ, from the coding sequence ATGTCAGGCGGTAAGGAAACCCCAAGGCAAAAAATGATCGGTATGATGTACCTGGTGTTAACAGCCCTCTTGGCTCTTAACGTTAGTAGCGCCGTACTCGAGAAATTTGCCATCTTAAATACTACGCTTGTCGATCTTATTGGTGAGAATACTATTACCAATGAAAGAAAGGCAAACGCGATCGCTGGATCTACCAGTCAGGACGCAAAAGTTGTAAAGGCTGTAGCTGCAGCTAAGGAAATCAGAGCACTTTCTAGAAAGACCATTGCAACACTTGACTCTATTAAGGATATTCTTGGCAGAGAGCATGATGGTAAGCCAATGGTTGGGGATGAACTTGTAGGAAACACAAACATCTCTGAAGAGAAGATGTTGAATGAAGAATCAAAGCTTGCTCCTAACTATGAAAGAACATTAGTGGATTTTCACGATAAGCTTGAAGGACTTTCAGGAATGAAATTTCCAAAGCTTAACAAGAGAGCTGTTGATTTTGCCGAGTTGAAAAACGAGAAAGGTGAAGTTGAACACGGTGAAAAATCATTCATTGAATTCTCATTCGAAGGAACACCTACGATGGCAGCGATTGCCGGTGTTACTCAGATGGAAACGGAAGTTTTGGAATTCGAAACACTTGCACTTGATTCATTGGCTATTATAGCGGATGCGGTAAATATCAAATTCGATAAAGTTGTTCCAATGGTAATCGGGCCCTCTGTTGTTGCAGCGGGTGCGAAGTACACTGGACGATTGTTCATGGCAGGTGCTGCATCAGGTGTTACACCTGAAATGTTCAGAAATGGTGTTGCCTTGACGGTAACTCAGGATCCTGAAACCAGCATCAAAATGGCAAACATTGAGTTTTCTGCTTCAGGTGACGGTAAACAATCTTACACAACTGAAATTCGTCCTGGCCCAGGTAAACCTCCATTGATCAGAAAGATCGAGTATGAGGTAATTAAGCCTACCATTCGTATTACAAATGGTAACGCACCAAGCTTGTACATGAACTGCGGTAACTTTGTAAATATTGAAGTTCCAGCCCTTGGAGCAAGCTACAATCCTAGCTTCAGCGCGAAAGGTGCTTCAATCGACAAAGGTGACAAGCCAGGTAAAGTGACTATCATTCCAAAGGAAAGAAAAGTGGCTGTTACCGTTTCTAACGGCGGTGCGGTAATTGGTACTGAAAACTTTGATGTTAAACCAATTCCAAAGCCACGTTATGTTCCAAGAGACAATCAGTCAAAGGAAATTGATTTGAAAAATGGTGTAAAGGGCTCTGCTTTAACAGGATTGAGAATCAATGCTGATGCAGATGAAAACTTTAAAGCAGAAGTACCGAAGGATGCAACATACCGTATCCGCAGCATGGAAATTATCCTTGCCCGTGGTACCTCACGTGTTGCTGTCATCAACGCTACGTCTGAAATTGTTGACATGAACGCATGGAGAGCTCAATTCCGTCCTGGTGATAGAATTGTAGTTGATATCAAGTCTGTTACACGCAGAACATTTACAGGTGAAGATGAGAAAGTTGATGTTGTTGGAGGGACGATTAACATCCCGGTTCAATAA
- the gldN gene encoding gliding motility protein GldN, whose translation MITKRILVGLALVAVGNFAFAQQEEGQINPNSLLNIPKYEQLYKVRVWRNIDLKEKQNKGFFASGNEITKLILNAVKSGELADIYKEDSLNNKKSKEDFYKDMVSQAGATLDVWTPTTDYYQGDQKTYNGKNYEAIVDNKGKNPATSTNEWQETSAGKATYYLASEIYKITLQEDVIFDKRRSRLYYDMLAMEFSAFDQNTGTFKSLGWFKYKDLEKIFRNHVKDAIWFNRYNSAENKNYADAFLLRLFHGTIDKVENPDNERIFDTYSANGRPYKEAVWATEWEEMKMMEKEHNLWEY comes from the coding sequence ATGATAACAAAGAGAATCTTAGTCGGTCTGGCTTTAGTGGCGGTTGGGAACTTTGCATTTGCTCAGCAGGAAGAAGGACAAATAAATCCTAATTCTCTTCTGAACATTCCAAAGTATGAGCAGTTGTATAAAGTGAGAGTCTGGAGAAACATTGACCTTAAGGAAAAACAAAACAAAGGTTTTTTCGCAAGTGGCAATGAGATCACCAAGCTCATCCTAAACGCTGTCAAGTCAGGTGAACTGGCTGATATCTACAAGGAAGATTCTCTTAACAATAAAAAATCAAAAGAGGATTTTTATAAGGATATGGTCTCCCAAGCTGGTGCTACACTCGATGTGTGGACTCCTACTACTGATTATTATCAGGGAGATCAGAAGACTTATAATGGCAAGAATTATGAAGCCATTGTTGATAATAAAGGAAAGAATCCTGCAACTTCTACAAATGAGTGGCAGGAAACTTCTGCTGGAAAAGCAACTTACTACCTGGCAAGTGAAATTTACAAGATCACGCTTCAGGAAGATGTAATCTTTGACAAAAGAAGATCACGCCTTTACTATGACATGCTTGCCATGGAATTCTCTGCGTTCGATCAAAACACAGGTACTTTCAAGTCTTTGGGATGGTTCAAGTACAAAGACCTGGAAAAGATTTTCAGAAACCATGTAAAGGATGCAATTTGGTTTAATCGCTATAATTCTGCTGAAAACAAGAATTATGCAGATGCATTCTTGCTAAGATTGTTCCACGGAACGATTGATAAGGTTGAAAATCCTGATAATGAAAGAATCTTCGACACTTACAGTGCAAACGGCCGTCCTTATAAAGAAGCGGTTTGGGCAACTGAATGGGAAGAAATGAAGATGATGGAAAAAGAACACAATCTCTGGGAATATTAA